Proteins encoded within one genomic window of Actinomycetota bacterium:
- a CDS encoding Fur family transcriptional regulator, translating into MNQDPVTLLREQGISVTAQRLAVLRVLSEQPHATAEEVLQGVRDAIGSISRQSVYDTVNTLSDLSLLRRIQPAGSPARYETRTADNHHHLICRGCGRVEDVECAVGDRPCLAASDDHGFDIDEAEVIYWGHCPNCQQDPDSA; encoded by the coding sequence ATGAACCAAGACCCCGTAACCCTGCTCCGAGAGCAGGGCATCTCTGTCACAGCGCAGCGCCTCGCTGTCCTGCGCGTATTGAGCGAACAGCCGCACGCCACTGCCGAGGAAGTGCTGCAGGGGGTGCGCGATGCGATCGGCTCGATCTCTCGCCAGTCTGTGTACGACACTGTCAACACGCTCAGCGACCTCAGCCTGCTGCGCCGCATCCAGCCGGCGGGATCCCCGGCCCGCTACGAGACTCGGACCGCTGACAACCACCATCACCTGATCTGCCGTGGGTGCGGTCGAGTCGAAGACGTCGAATGCGCCGTCGGTGATCGGCCGTGCCTCGCTGCGAGCGACGACCATGGCTTCGACATTGACGAAGCCGAGGTCATCTATTGGGGCCACTGCCCCAACTGCCAGCAGGACCCCGACTCCGCCTGA